The DNA segment TGAGGAGTTTTACAAACAAACTTACGACAATCTATTTTGGAGCAAAAACAGAGGCGTAAGCAAAAAAGCAAAATACGAACCAAACGTGTTTTTAAACATAGCTCACGGCTCACGCGGTCTTGGCACAGCCATACTTGGCGCTAAACTCATAGCAGATCTTATAGCATCGCGTCCATTATGTATAGAAAAGAGCCTATTTAACGAGCTTCACAGTGCAAGATTTTTAATAAGAAAGTTAAAAAAGGGGATAAAATAAATTTTGTGGTTTTACCCACAAAATTTTACATAAACACCGGTATATGCGTATGCTCTAAGAAAAATCTTGACGTGCCACCAAGAACCATTTCACGCAACCCATTTTCGCCGTGACGACCAGCTACAATAAGATCAAATTTGCCGTCCGTTGCTGCCTTTAAAAGCGCAACACCAGGTATAGACGTGGTATCTATAACCTCAAAAGTAGCGTTTATATCGTGGGCTTTTAGGTATTTTTCAAGTCCATTTTTATTAGCCTCGACATCATCCCCTAAAGAGGCACGAGATGTTATACAATGAACCCTTTTTGCCTGTTTTAAAAGCGGTATTGAGCTAGTTAAGGCACGTGAGCTTTGTGGTGTTCCAGTCCAGCTTATGAGTATGTCATTTGGCTCAAATTTCTCTAAATTACGCGGTATGACAACAACATTTTTGCCACTTTTCATAACAGCAGACTCAAATGTGCCCGTTATCTTGCCATTTAGCGGAACAGCAGCCACGACCATATCATAAAATTTGCTCTCGCACTCAACTATAGCACTTCTTTTGCCATCTCTAACTAAAAAACTAGCACTCGCCTTACCCTCAATCAAATCATCGCTTACATCAATTCCAAGCTGTTTACAAGAGGTGTCAAAATACTCTTTGTGTTTACTATGCTCCTCTGCTATCTCAGCCTTTGCAGATTTTAAAAATTCCTCAAACAAAACACCACCACGTAGCGTCATTTTCATATTATAAACAATGCTTGGATCAAGCTGACAAGTGAGTATGTCAACGTGAGTTTTAAACCACTTTGCAACAAGCAAAGCACCATAAATTCTAGGTGCTACGTCATCTCCAGCACCTATTGGAAAAAGAATCTTTTTAACCATTTTTATCTCCTTACTCAACTAAAGAAAGTGAAATTTTATTACCTTTTTGCTCCGCTACCACAACCCTAACTCGCTCTCCAACGCTTAGTGGTGTCTTTACTTTTGAGATATGAAGAAGCCCGTCAACGCCATCTTTTAGCTCTACAAACACGCCAAAATCAACCACGCTTTTTACAACACCTTCAAATTCGTCGCCGATGTTAAACGTTGGCTTTGGCTTGTGATCTTTTTTATCGTGTCGTTTGCCAAATTTACTGTTCTCTTTTGATGTTATAGCGATGATATAATCCTTTGCTGCATCTACGTTTTTCTTGGCTCCTCCAGCGATTTTAACCTCGCCCTTTTCTCTATCAAGATCAATTGAAACTTCAAATTTTTCGATTATCTCTTTTATAGTTTTGCCAGCTTGTCCGATGATATCAACTATCTTGCTTGGATCTATGCTAAATAGCTCTAGTTTTGGCAACACATCGTCATTTACCTGTATATTAGCATTTGCTTGTTCCATTAAATTTAAAATATGAGCTCTACCGCGTTTTGCTTGTTCTAACGCCTCTTTTAACACCTCAAGACTTATACCGCCTAGCTTTATATCCATTTGAAGTGCTGTTATACCATCAAGCGTTCCTGCAACTTTAAAGTCCATATCGCCATCGTGGTCCTCAAGTCCCATTATATCGCTTAAAACAGCGTGTTTATCGCCCTCAAACACCAAACCCATTGCTATACCGGCTACTAATTTTGGCGTATCAACACCAGCCGCCCTAAGTGCCAAAGCACCACCACAAACACTAGCCATTGAGCTTGAGCCGTTGCTTTCTAAAATTTCAGAAACAAGGCGGATTGTATAAGGTGAGTTTATCTCAACGCTTGGAGAGAGTGCTCTTTTAGCAAGATTTCCGTGTCCAAGCTCACGTCTGCCTGGTGCCTTTATAGGACTTGCCTCGCCAACGCTAAAGCCAGGGAAGTTGTAATTAAACATAAATTTCTCGCTCAAAGCACCCTTTTCAGTAAGCACATCATACATCTGTGCGTCGCTATCAGTTCCAAGTGTGGCTACGACTAACGCCTGTGTTTGACCACGAGTAAAAAGACAGCTTCCGTGGGCGTTTGGCAAAATGTTTGTCTCTATGCTAATAGGGCGAATTTCATCTAGTTTTCTGCCGTCAGCCCTAACTCTTTCGTTTATTATCTGTTCTCTAACAATACGTTTTTTATACTTGCCAAGCACGTTTGATATGACATTCGCGTCCCAACCCTCATCTTTGGCGATATCGTCATCTAAAATTTGCTTTGCTATTTTATTTAGCTCACTTGCACGTTCGCTTTTTGCCATTTGGTTAATGGCGTTTTTGACATCATTTTTGTAAAATTTATCGATATAAACAGCGATATTTTCGTTTTCTATTTCTGGTTTTAGCTCCAAATTTGCATCAGGTTTTCTATGATTGCCAAACGCCTCTTCATAGGCATTTGAGCCACGAAGTATTGCCTTACTCGCAAAATCTATCGCCTCTATCATAAGATCTTCACTAAACTCATTCATACTTTGTGTAGCCACATCAGCAAAAGCCACGTCTATCACAGGATCTACAACTGGCATAGGCATTGAGATCTCTTTTGCTTGTGCAATGCTTCTCATCTCTATCATTAAAAGTTCATCTTTTGTACCAGCAACATATAGATCAAGTCCACTCTGCTTTAGCTCACTATTGCTTGGATTTATTACAAATTTATTGTCTATATATCCAACTCTCACACCGCAAACTGGGCGATTTACAGGGATATCGCTAAGATAAAGTGCCGCACTTGCAGCATTTAGGCTAACAACTTGCAAATCAACTTCAGGGTCTGCTGAAAGCACCAACACAACAATTTGCGTTGGGTAAGCATAACCTTTTGGAAACAGCGGTCTAAGTGATCTATCGATGATACGAGCGGTTAGGGTTTCAAAATCTCCAGGCTTTGTTTCGCGTTTTACATAACCGCCTGGAATTCTACCTGCGGCGTAACTTTTCTCAAGATACTGAACGGTTAAAGGTAAAAAATCCTCCTCAACCTGCGTATCTTCACGTGCCACGGTGGCTAATATAACGGTGTTTTTAACACGCAAAAGCACGGCACCTGCTGCCTGTTTTGCAACCTTGTTTAAATCAAAAATTTGGGTTTGGTTATTTACTTCTATGCTGTATTGCATTACTCTTCATCTCCTTGCTGTTGTTTTTGTAGTGGTAAGTATTTAGGGCTATCTTCTAAGATTGACATTATGCACTCGGTGGTGGTTTCTAGCTTCTCTTCATAGTAGCTATCAACATCGATGAAATTTACTATCTTATCTACTGCATAAATTTCATCAACAATCTCGCCAAGCACCACAGCAACATCTTGTGCTATGACTGGCGTTGCGTAGCTTATGGTTTTAGCGCCTAAATTTATTAGTGTTTTGATACAAACTAATGCAGTAAGTCCGGTTTCACAACCCTCATCTACTAGCAGTATATTTCTATCATCAAGTTTTTCTTTTCCTATTAGATTGCCTTTTCTAAATTTGTATATATTTTTTAGAATTTTCTCCTCATATTTTCTGTGTGCCTCTCCGTAAACAAAGTCATAGCTTATCCCAAATGCCCTTATTAACGCGTCATTTAGCACTATCTCCTCTGTTTCGCTTACGACTGCTATGTTACACTCAGCATTGTTTGGCGCTGGTATAGGCTCACAAAATAGCATTTCGTAGTTTAAACCAAGCCTTAAGCAAAGCTCATCAGCCATAATAACAGACTCCAAAGATGGACAAATCACTAGAGTTTTTCTATCTAGCAACTCCTTTTTAGGCAAAATTTCAAATAACTTTGTGGCTGCGTCAAGCTGGTTTTTAAATTTTATCGTATTTTCTATCATCTGCTAATATTATTTGAAACAGAGTAGTCATAATGTATGCCACCCATAGGATAGAAATTTATAGTAAAATACACACCTTGAGTTCGCTTGGTCGCAGAACCCGCCTCAGTTGTCGTCGGCTCTATCTCTCTTTGGTATGCTATGCCGTAATTCCAACACTTTCTAGTATGACTAATGCCAACCCTCCAAAGCTTTGCATAACTTCGCTCTAAATCATACTGCCAACTGCCATAAAGGGTATTTTGATACGGCAGTCTTAGACTAGCAGATGTCGTTAGATAGTTATCTTTTTGCGCTTGGTCATTTCTTTTTAGAGTGTGCCATAAGCTGGTAGAAAACTCATCGCTAGTGTATGTTAGTCCCGTTTGAATCTTATCAATTTTCCTATTTTGATGAGAGTATTCAAGTTTATTATAAAGCATAAAATTTTCAGTAGGATACACGGCAATTGTGTTTTTTAAATTTGAGTATTCGTTCTCATCTATGTAATATCCTTGAGATATGCTGTGTCTTAGGAATTTTCTACCGCTATCAGTATAAAAATACTGGGTTAGATAGCCACGCGCCTCCTCTTTTGTCTTTTCTTGTTTTAAGAAATTTTCATACTCTACGCCGTTTTTATCATAGTAAAACTCATCGTCTAAATTGCCCTTTTGATAGCCTGGCAAAATGTATTCGCCACCAAAATTTACAGTATGAAAAAAGCTCTCATAAGCTTTTGCCAAATCCGTATGAAGTGCGAATTTTCGGTAGTTGTTTATATAATCATAGCTTTTATCTTTGCCCCTATTTGGATAAGAAAGTTTGTTATCATAGTCTATATGAGTTGCATACAAATACTCATAAAATGAGAACGTCAAAGCCTCATCAAAAAGCGGTATATGCAAAGACAGTGGTGCGTTTATCTCATACTGGGTTGCTTTTACGCCTATTTTTCTAGTGTAGTTTCTACTTTGCAAATCAACAGAGTAAAGCAAATTTGGCAGTATTAAAGTGTCAGTAAATTTATGATATTGAAAGCTTGGATACTCTTGCAAGGTATCTTTATTTTCAACACCTTTACCCAACTTTTGAGTGTCGATATAGTATTTTGTATACGCTCCAAAGTAGTGTTTATCACTGCTTAAGAAGTAGTTTAGCCTTGATGTTACAAGCGAGTCAAAATCATTATCTCGCCCTCTTAAATTTAGATAATCTATGTCGTTTAACTTTGTGGCTTCTATATACAAACCCTCTTGCAAATCATCACCAATAAGTGCCTTTATAAGTCTATCTCTTTCATATTTTAGCCCAATACCTCTGTGGGTTTTGTTTTTTAAGATTTGATTATTTGAGTTTGAACTGGCCTGTTTGTTGCGGTATTTTTGACTATCGCTAAAAGAGCCAAAAGAAATTTCACCTTTTGAGTAAGCAGAGTCAGCAAACCTAAAAGCCCCATAAACACCAGAACCACGATTTGTGCGTATCTGTGGATCAAGCTCTAAATCCCACTGGTCATAAGGTGCAAAATATATAGGCTGTTTGTAGTAAAATCCCTCTGATTTTCCATATCCTATCTCAGGTGGCAAAAGCCCAGTTCTACGCGATGTATCGGTTGAAAAGCCAAAATATGGCAGGTAAAATATCGGCACATTTCCTATGCTAAAAACTGGATGAAAAAGGTGTAAAAATTTGCTCTGCTTATTTAGCATAGCCGTGCTTGCACTTATGCTCCAATCAGGATCAGCGACATTACAGCTTGAAACAACAGCTCTTTTTGTCAGGTAATACTCCTCATCAGACTCGCTTTCATCGCTTTTTAGCCATACTTCAAGCTCTTTATTCATCATAAAAAGAGCCTCAAAACTACTGTTATTGCTCTTTAAATTTAGCTTTGCGTAGTTTGAGCGTGATGTTTCGTTTGCACCTTTTATCATATTGACATTACCAAATAGCTCAATAATCGAGCTGTTTTGATCATAAATCGCCTTATCTGCCGTAACAAGATAGGTTTGAGAATACACAACAACGTTTTTATTTGCAGTTATTATATCTCCCTGCCTTGTAACATCATCAGCTAAAAGCTGAACATCTTGCACATTGGCAACCAAATTTATACAAAAAATAGATAAAAATAAAATTTTACGCAACATCTATCACAACCGTCTTTGCTAATTTATCGTGCCAAGTCTGCCTGGCTTCATTTCCAAACGCCCATAAAAACCCAAGACAAAATGCCCACTCGCTTAAATTTCTCATAACAGCTCTAAGAAAACTACTACCCAAATTTGGCTTATCAAGGTAACTAACTTCAATACAAGCAAGTTTTAACGCCATTTTGCCAAGCGTGGCACCATAATACCAAACAAATAGCGTATGATACGCGGTTCGTATCGTTATATATTCAAGGCTAAGCCTAGAAACCGCCGCGACGATCTCTTCATATTGACCAAACTGCGAAAAATAGTCGTAGTAAATCGCTAAAAACAAAGAACCTATAATAATTTCATCAATCAAAAATGCCAAAGATCTCTTGCCTATACTTGCAAGTTTAATGTTTTCATAATCTAATTTTTTTACAACATCGCTCATACAAGTGCCTGCCAAGCGATATCTTTTCGGTATTGCATTCCATCAAAATTTACATTTTTGCAAAGCTCATAAGCTCTATTCTGTGCTGTTTTTATATCATCAGCCACACCGACACAAACAGCTACGCGTCCACCGTCAGCGTAAATTTCGCCATCTTTTGCACTAACTCCAGCATAAAGCAACGCTGTATCTTGCGGAATTTGTTTAACGCTTATTTTTGCTTTGGCTGAGCTTTTATAAGGATAGTTTTTACTGGCCAAAACCACGCCTACGGCACATTTTGTTTTTAGTTTTACAGGTTTTAACTCGCCCTTTGCGGCATTTAGCAAAATTTCACTCAAATTGCCGTCTATAAGTGGCATTATTACCTCGCACTCAGGATCGCCAAAGCGAACATTAAATTCTAAAACATAAGGCGTTTTATCCACAACCATAACACCAACAAATAGCACTCCACAAAATGGTGCATTCTCATTTTGCATACCTTTTAATGTCGGTTTTACTACGTCGTTTTCTATCTTTTTTATAAGCTCAGGCGTAGCTAGTGGACTTGGAGCGTATGCACCCATTC comes from the Campylobacter mucosalis genome and includes:
- a CDS encoding universal stress protein translates to MVKKILFPIGAGDDVAPRIYGALLVAKWFKTHVDILTCQLDPSIVYNMKMTLRGGVLFEEFLKSAKAEIAEEHSKHKEYFDTSCKQLGIDVSDDLIEGKASASFLVRDGKRSAIVECESKFYDMVVAAVPLNGKITGTFESAVMKSGKNVVVIPRNLEKFEPNDILISWTGTPQSSRALTSSIPLLKQAKRVHCITSRASLGDDVEANKNGLEKYLKAHDINATFEVIDTTSIPGVALLKAATDGKFDLIVAGRHGENGLREMVLGGTSRFFLEHTHIPVFM
- a CDS encoding polyribonucleotide nucleotidyltransferase, giving the protein MQYSIEVNNQTQIFDLNKVAKQAAGAVLLRVKNTVILATVAREDTQVEEDFLPLTVQYLEKSYAAGRIPGGYVKRETKPGDFETLTARIIDRSLRPLFPKGYAYPTQIVVLVLSADPEVDLQVVSLNAASAALYLSDIPVNRPVCGVRVGYIDNKFVINPSNSELKQSGLDLYVAGTKDELLMIEMRSIAQAKEISMPMPVVDPVIDVAFADVATQSMNEFSEDLMIEAIDFASKAILRGSNAYEEAFGNHRKPDANLELKPEIENENIAVYIDKFYKNDVKNAINQMAKSERASELNKIAKQILDDDIAKDEGWDANVISNVLGKYKKRIVREQIINERVRADGRKLDEIRPISIETNILPNAHGSCLFTRGQTQALVVATLGTDSDAQMYDVLTEKGALSEKFMFNYNFPGFSVGEASPIKAPGRRELGHGNLAKRALSPSVEINSPYTIRLVSEILESNGSSSMASVCGGALALRAAGVDTPKLVAGIAMGLVFEGDKHAVLSDIMGLEDHDGDMDFKVAGTLDGITALQMDIKLGGISLEVLKEALEQAKRGRAHILNLMEQANANIQVNDDVLPKLELFSIDPSKIVDIIGQAGKTIKEIIEKFEVSIDLDREKGEVKIAGGAKKNVDAAKDYIIAITSKENSKFGKRHDKKDHKPKPTFNIGDEFEGVVKSVVDFGVFVELKDGVDGLLHISKVKTPLSVGERVRVVVAEQKGNKISLSLVE
- a CDS encoding phosphoribosyltransferase family protein produces the protein MIENTIKFKNQLDAATKLFEILPKKELLDRKTLVICPSLESVIMADELCLRLGLNYEMLFCEPIPAPNNAECNIAVVSETEEIVLNDALIRAFGISYDFVYGEAHRKYEEKILKNIYKFRKGNLIGKEKLDDRNILLVDEGCETGLTALVCIKTLINLGAKTISYATPVIAQDVAVVLGEIVDEIYAVDKIVNFIDVDSYYEEKLETTTECIMSILEDSPKYLPLQKQQQGDEE
- a CDS encoding LPS-assembly protein LptD, giving the protein MLRKILFLSIFCINLVANVQDVQLLADDVTRQGDIITANKNVVVYSQTYLVTADKAIYDQNSSIIELFGNVNMIKGANETSRSNYAKLNLKSNNSSFEALFMMNKELEVWLKSDESESDEEYYLTKRAVVSSCNVADPDWSISASTAMLNKQSKFLHLFHPVFSIGNVPIFYLPYFGFSTDTSRRTGLLPPEIGYGKSEGFYYKQPIYFAPYDQWDLELDPQIRTNRGSGVYGAFRFADSAYSKGEISFGSFSDSQKYRNKQASSNSNNQILKNKTHRGIGLKYERDRLIKALIGDDLQEGLYIEATKLNDIDYLNLRGRDNDFDSLVTSRLNYFLSSDKHYFGAYTKYYIDTQKLGKGVENKDTLQEYPSFQYHKFTDTLILPNLLYSVDLQSRNYTRKIGVKATQYEINAPLSLHIPLFDEALTFSFYEYLYATHIDYDNKLSYPNRGKDKSYDYINNYRKFALHTDLAKAYESFFHTVNFGGEYILPGYQKGNLDDEFYYDKNGVEYENFLKQEKTKEEARGYLTQYFYTDSGRKFLRHSISQGYYIDENEYSNLKNTIAVYPTENFMLYNKLEYSHQNRKIDKIQTGLTYTSDEFSTSLWHTLKRNDQAQKDNYLTTSASLRLPYQNTLYGSWQYDLERSYAKLWRVGISHTRKCWNYGIAYQREIEPTTTEAGSATKRTQGVYFTINFYPMGGIHYDYSVSNNISR
- a CDS encoding RDD family protein, whose translation is MSDVVKKLDYENIKLASIGKRSLAFLIDEIIIGSLFLAIYYDYFSQFGQYEEIVAAVSRLSLEYITIRTAYHTLFVWYYGATLGKMALKLACIEVSYLDKPNLGSSFLRAVMRNLSEWAFCLGFLWAFGNEARQTWHDKLAKTVVIDVA